Proteins encoded in a region of the Drosophila busckii strain San Diego stock center, stock number 13000-0081.31 chromosome 2L, ASM1175060v1, whole genome shotgun sequence genome:
- the LOC108607600 gene encoding ethanolamine-phosphate cytidylyltransferase isoform X1 encodes MSEKLVNGNCNGNNKCNGTKKEVRVWCDGCYDMVHFGHANSLRQAKALGDKVIVGIHTDEEITKHKGPPVFTEEERVKMVKGIKWVDEVVLGAPYVTSLEVLDQNNCDFCVHGDDITMTAEGVDTYHLVKSANRYKEVKRTAGVSTTDLVGRMLLLTRNHFRQGSAEYDIEKEAKLLKIQQLQSRLGSSNMGQDSAAKSPWTGCSQFLPTTQKIIQFSDGKSPQPGDKIGYAAGAFDLFHVGHLDFLEKARKLCDYLIVGLHTDPVVNSYKGSNYPIMNLHERVLSVLACKFVNEVVIGAPYCVTEELLDHFKIDIVCHGSTPIALEDGKIDPYSVPKMRTIFETIISGNDMTTERIVERIISHRLEYERRNQAKEKKEIEAFEALQRQKQTQKAG; translated from the exons CTATGACATGGTGCACTTCGGGCATGCCAATTCACTGCGACAGGCCAAGGCATTGGGCGACAAAGTAATTGTGGGCATACACACCGATGAAGAGATTACCAAACATAAGGGACCGCCGGTATTTACCGAGGAGGAGCGCGTAAAAATGGTCAAGGGCATTAAGTGGGTGGACGAGGTGGTGCTGGGAGCGCCATATGTGACCTCACTAGAGGTTCTAGATCAAAATAACTGTGATTTTTGTGTGCATGGCG ATGACATCACAATGACTGCTGAGGGTGTGGACACATATCATCTGGTTAAGTCAGCAAATCGTTACAA GGAAGTCAAGCGCACCGCGGGCGTGTCAACCACAGATCTTGTGGGTCGCATGCTCCTGCTGACACGCAATCATTTTCGTCAGGGCTCCGCCGAATATGATATCGAGAAAGAAG caaaacttttaaagaTTCAACAACTGCAATCCCGTTTAGGTTCATCGAACATGGGCCAGGATTCAGCGGCAAAAAGTCCTTGGACTGGCTGCAGTCAGTTTCTGCCCACAACCCAAAAGATAATACAATTCAGCGATGGCAAATCTCCACAACCAGGCGATAAGATT gGTTATGCAGCGGGCgcttttgatttgtttcaTGTTGGCCATTTGGATTTCCTGGAGAAGGCACGCAAGCTGTGCGATTATCTAATTGTGGGTCTGCATACAGATCCCGTTGTCAACTCGTACAAGGGCAGCAACTATCCCATTATGAATCTGCACGAGCGTGTGCTGAGCGTTTTGGCCTGCAAG TTTGTCAACGAGGTTGTCATTGGTGCACCCTATTGCGTAACTGAGGAGCTACTGGATCATTTCAAAATCGATATTGTCTGCCATGGCAGCACGCCCATTGCACTGGAGGATGGCAAAATAGATCCGTATTCGGTGCCCAAGATGCGTACGATCTTTGAGACAATCATCTCTGGCAATGACATGACCACAGAACGCATTGTGGAGCGCATTATTTCGCATCGGCTGGAGTACGAGCGTCGCAATCAAGCCAAAGAGAAGAAGGAAATCGAAGCGTTCGAGGCGTTGCAgcggcaaaagcaaacacaaaaggcAGGCTAG
- the LOC108607600 gene encoding ethanolamine-phosphate cytidylyltransferase isoform X2: MSEKLVNGNCNGNNKCNGTKKEVRVWCDGCYDMVHFGHANSLRQAKALGDKVIVGIHTDEEITKHKGPPVFTEEERVKMVKGIKWVDEVVLGAPYVTSLEVLDQNNCDFCVHGDDITMTAEGVDTYHLVKSANRYKEVKRTAGVSTTDLVGRMLLLTRNHFRQGSAEYDIEKEGSSNMGQDSAAKSPWTGCSQFLPTTQKIIQFSDGKSPQPGDKIGYAAGAFDLFHVGHLDFLEKARKLCDYLIVGLHTDPVVNSYKGSNYPIMNLHERVLSVLACKFVNEVVIGAPYCVTEELLDHFKIDIVCHGSTPIALEDGKIDPYSVPKMRTIFETIISGNDMTTERIVERIISHRLEYERRNQAKEKKEIEAFEALQRQKQTQKAG, from the exons CTATGACATGGTGCACTTCGGGCATGCCAATTCACTGCGACAGGCCAAGGCATTGGGCGACAAAGTAATTGTGGGCATACACACCGATGAAGAGATTACCAAACATAAGGGACCGCCGGTATTTACCGAGGAGGAGCGCGTAAAAATGGTCAAGGGCATTAAGTGGGTGGACGAGGTGGTGCTGGGAGCGCCATATGTGACCTCACTAGAGGTTCTAGATCAAAATAACTGTGATTTTTGTGTGCATGGCG ATGACATCACAATGACTGCTGAGGGTGTGGACACATATCATCTGGTTAAGTCAGCAAATCGTTACAA GGAAGTCAAGCGCACCGCGGGCGTGTCAACCACAGATCTTGTGGGTCGCATGCTCCTGCTGACACGCAATCATTTTCGTCAGGGCTCCGCCGAATATGATATCGAGAAAGAAG GTTCATCGAACATGGGCCAGGATTCAGCGGCAAAAAGTCCTTGGACTGGCTGCAGTCAGTTTCTGCCCACAACCCAAAAGATAATACAATTCAGCGATGGCAAATCTCCACAACCAGGCGATAAGATT gGTTATGCAGCGGGCgcttttgatttgtttcaTGTTGGCCATTTGGATTTCCTGGAGAAGGCACGCAAGCTGTGCGATTATCTAATTGTGGGTCTGCATACAGATCCCGTTGTCAACTCGTACAAGGGCAGCAACTATCCCATTATGAATCTGCACGAGCGTGTGCTGAGCGTTTTGGCCTGCAAG TTTGTCAACGAGGTTGTCATTGGTGCACCCTATTGCGTAACTGAGGAGCTACTGGATCATTTCAAAATCGATATTGTCTGCCATGGCAGCACGCCCATTGCACTGGAGGATGGCAAAATAGATCCGTATTCGGTGCCCAAGATGCGTACGATCTTTGAGACAATCATCTCTGGCAATGACATGACCACAGAACGCATTGTGGAGCGCATTATTTCGCATCGGCTGGAGTACGAGCGTCGCAATCAAGCCAAAGAGAAGAAGGAAATCGAAGCGTTCGAGGCGTTGCAgcggcaaaagcaaacacaaaaggcAGGCTAG